The following proteins are encoded in a genomic region of Candidatus Tanganyikabacteria bacterium:
- a CDS encoding ATP-binding protein: protein MVDTGGECAVGRIGPVHYPCDTAVLADVREAIKRFARGHGASEAEADDLVLAVDEVCSNVVNHAYPPGRGAPAGFWVEVGAGPGDVVVTIRDRGIPFDQSALPAYDVDFWLSRGVKGGLGLPLIRTLCDDLQYTRTADGCNDIRLTKRLARGGPVHGRESR, encoded by the coding sequence ATGGTGGATACCGGCGGCGAGTGCGCGGTCGGGCGCATCGGCCCGGTGCACTACCCATGCGACACCGCCGTCCTGGCGGACGTGCGCGAGGCGATCAAGCGTTTCGCCAGGGGCCATGGCGCCTCTGAAGCCGAGGCCGACGACCTGGTCCTGGCGGTCGACGAAGTCTGCTCGAATGTCGTCAACCACGCCTATCCGCCGGGCCGCGGCGCGCCCGCGGGCTTCTGGGTGGAAGTCGGCGCCGGCCCCGGCGACGTCGTGGTCACGATTCGCGACCGGGGCATCCCGTTCGATCAGTCGGCGCTGCCGGCCTACGACGTCGATTTTTGGCTGTCGCGCGGCGTAAAGGGCGGCCTGGGCCTGCCGCTGATCCGCACGCTCTGCGACGATCTGCAGTACACCCGCACGGCCGACGGCTGCAACGACATCCGCCTGACTAAGCGACTCGCCCGAGGCGGGCCGGTCCATGGCCGCGAGTCCCGATAG
- a CDS encoding PAS domain-containing protein, whose protein sequence is MAASPDRTVLGSVADLADSVADVILIVDTAGRIVAANRAARERLGGDPVGKGLDAVLGAEAYLASREALAAAAEGASEFEAPLMAGCGQPAGFLWVASPREDGTIALAGRDMAYVYGLDLIKHLSADVHEKQRRLEVVGEINRALARSVHRAEIDARVAREITRLLPVDYLQVAVTAGSPELFDLRILRPDGAVVLEESDRPWAGSPFEEALRTRRPRVRPAAALGGAAAALGMQGALDMPVVLDDQALGVLSFLSGRPEGYRAGDHGVVAPVVGQYAVALANARLVRGLEEANRAKRELIQIASHELNTPLTVIKGMSSVLANAGSRGIPPEQLDTLLGSIDQQADRLIKLVNDLLLVSQIEAGRIDLYLTTVDLWQLARDTAASVARGFGERQWAIAASGGIFIRQDANKLIRCLQQLLSNAFKFSPPESAVEVAVKPGADGYEISVFNEDREITDAELAGIFEKFGRLARHQSSHEGVGLGLYTTRRLAQRLGGDVRVATCAGRGPTFTLVVPDLQGRNT, encoded by the coding sequence ATGGCCGCGAGTCCCGATAGAACCGTCCTCGGCAGCGTCGCGGATCTCGCGGACTCGGTAGCCGACGTCATCCTGATCGTCGATACCGCCGGGCGCATCGTCGCCGCGAACCGGGCGGCTCGCGAGCGCCTCGGCGGCGACCCGGTCGGGAAAGGGCTGGATGCCGTGCTGGGCGCCGAGGCTTACCTGGCAAGCCGCGAGGCTCTGGCCGCGGCGGCCGAGGGCGCGAGCGAGTTCGAGGCGCCCCTGATGGCGGGCTGCGGCCAGCCGGCCGGCTTCCTCTGGGTCGCCTCGCCCAGGGAAGACGGCACCATTGCCCTGGCCGGCCGCGACATGGCCTACGTCTATGGCCTCGACCTCATCAAGCACCTGTCTGCCGACGTGCACGAGAAGCAGCGCCGGCTGGAAGTCGTGGGCGAGATCAACCGGGCGCTAGCGCGGTCGGTCCACCGGGCGGAAATCGACGCCCGGGTGGCGCGGGAGATCACGCGGCTGCTGCCGGTGGACTACCTCCAGGTCGCGGTCACCGCGGGCTCTCCCGAACTATTCGACCTGCGAATCCTGCGGCCCGATGGCGCGGTGGTGCTGGAAGAGAGCGATCGGCCCTGGGCCGGCAGCCCCTTCGAGGAGGCGCTGCGGACCCGCCGGCCACGCGTCCGGCCGGCGGCCGCGCTTGGCGGCGCCGCGGCGGCCCTAGGCATGCAAGGCGCCCTGGACATGCCGGTGGTGCTCGACGATCAGGCCCTGGGCGTGCTGTCGTTCTTGAGCGGGCGGCCGGAAGGCTATCGCGCCGGCGACCACGGAGTGGTGGCCCCGGTGGTCGGGCAGTATGCGGTCGCCCTGGCCAACGCCCGGCTCGTCCGGGGCCTCGAGGAAGCCAACCGCGCCAAGCGGGAGCTCATCCAGATCGCCTCGCACGAGCTCAACACGCCCCTCACGGTGATCAAGGGGATGTCTTCGGTCCTCGCCAACGCCGGCTCCCGGGGCATCCCGCCCGAGCAACTCGACACGCTGCTGGGCTCGATCGATCAGCAAGCCGACCGGCTGATCAAGCTGGTCAACGATCTGCTGCTGGTCTCGCAGATAGAGGCCGGCCGCATCGACCTGTACCTGACGACGGTCGATCTCTGGCAACTGGCGCGCGACACCGCCGCCTCGGTGGCGCGCGGTTTCGGGGAGAGGCAATGGGCGATCGCGGCCAGCGGCGGGATCTTCATCAGGCAAGATGCCAACAAGCTCATTCGTTGCCTGCAGCAATTGCTGTCGAACGCATTCAAGTTTTCCCCGCCGGAATCCGCCGTGGAAGTCGCGGTGAAGCCGGGCGCCGATGGCTACGAAATCTCCGTGTTCAACGAGGATCGCGAGATCACCGATGCCGAACTCGCCGGCATCTTCGAGAAGTTCGGGCGCCTGGCTCGGCACCAGAGCAGCCACGAAGGCGTGGGGCTGGGGCTGTACACGACCAGGCGGCTCGCCCAGCGCCTGGGCGGCGACGTGCGCGTGGCAACCTGCGCCGGGCGCGGACCGACCTTCACCCTGGTCGTGCCGGATCTCCAGGGCCGCAACACCTAG
- a CDS encoding STAS domain-containing protein, translated as MATFSVEVATQAAGTVLHLRGVLDAHTSSEFEAALNGLLQGGHRRAILDFREVEYVSSAGFGVLLGSIHGFRLEGADVKIAGMSDAIRRIFDMLGFGRVLDVCPTVEAAMARFGVSAAAGADPAPNRTGDSPA; from the coding sequence GTGGCAACTTTCTCGGTCGAGGTCGCGACGCAGGCCGCGGGGACGGTCCTGCACCTGCGCGGCGTCCTCGACGCCCACACATCGAGCGAATTCGAGGCAGCCCTCAACGGTCTTCTCCAGGGCGGGCACCGGCGCGCCATCCTGGATTTCCGCGAGGTCGAGTACGTCAGCAGCGCCGGCTTCGGCGTGTTGCTCGGCTCCATCCACGGGTTCCGCCTGGAAGGGGCCGACGTCAAGATAGCGGGGATGTCCGACGCCATCCGCCGCATCTTCGACATGCTCGGCTTCGGGCGCGTCCTGGATGTCTGCCCCACGGTCGAGGCCGCCATGGCCCGCTTCGGCGTGTCGGCCGCTGCGGGCGCCGACCCCGCGCCCAACCGGACCGGGGATTCCCCTGCCTGA